The following are from one region of the Prevotella communis genome:
- a CDS encoding ABC-F family ATP-binding cassette domain-containing protein, giving the protein MISVEGLKVEFGVKPLFTDATFVINDKDRIALVGKNGAGKSTMLKILCGMEKPTAGTVSVASESTIGYLPQVMILQDDTTVRQEAQKAFADIQKMADRIARMEQQLNERTDYESEDYMALVEKFSTEHERYQMLGAEGYEAEIERTLMGLGFERTDFDRPTSEFSGGWRMRIELAKILLRRPDVLLLDEPTNHLDIESIQWLEQLLATWSGAVVLVSHDRAFINNVSNRTLEISCGHVVDYRVKYDEYVVLRKERREQQLRAYENQQKEMADIRDFVERFRYKPTKAVQVQQRLRQLEKMEIIEVDEVDNSAMHLKFPPCLRSGDYPVICDEVKKAYNRVIFDHVNLTIKRGEKVAFVGKNGEGKSTLVKCIMGEIPFEGSLKVGHNVQIGYFAQNQAQLLDENLTVFQTIDNVAKGDIRLRINDILGAFMFGGEASDKKVKVLSGGERSRLAMIRLLLEPVNLLILDEPTNHLDMPSKDVLKEAIRAFDGTAIIVSHDREFLDGLVTKVYEFGGGKVREHIGGIYDFLHARKIADMSELEKASPVKETPSAKQNLSTPLSHREGQGGESAGGESYAERKEQQRRQKRAEKAVEECEKKISKMEQRLKELDELLCDPKNASDMTLVTEYTDTKRQMDEEVERWEKLSEELQELLDA; this is encoded by the coding sequence GTGATTTCCGTAGAAGGATTAAAAGTTGAATTCGGGGTAAAACCCCTGTTTACAGATGCCACCTTTGTCATCAACGACAAGGATCGTATCGCCCTTGTTGGTAAGAACGGTGCAGGCAAGTCTACCATGCTCAAGATTCTCTGTGGCATGGAGAAACCCACGGCTGGTACGGTGAGCGTGGCCAGCGAGAGCACCATTGGCTATCTGCCTCAGGTCATGATTCTGCAGGACGACACCACCGTGCGTCAGGAGGCTCAGAAGGCCTTTGCCGATATCCAGAAGATGGCCGACCGTATTGCACGTATGGAGCAGCAGCTCAACGAGCGTACCGACTATGAGAGTGAGGATTATATGGCGCTTGTAGAGAAATTCTCTACTGAGCACGAACGCTACCAGATGTTGGGTGCCGAGGGCTACGAGGCCGAGATAGAGCGCACGCTGATGGGCTTGGGCTTCGAGCGTACCGACTTTGACCGTCCTACCTCCGAGTTCTCGGGCGGTTGGCGTATGCGTATCGAGTTGGCCAAGATTCTGTTACGCCGTCCTGATGTGCTGTTGCTCGACGAGCCCACCAACCACCTTGATATCGAGTCTATCCAATGGCTCGAACAGTTGTTGGCTACGTGGAGTGGGGCAGTGGTGCTGGTCAGTCACGACCGTGCCTTTATCAATAATGTGTCCAACCGTACGCTGGAGATTTCCTGTGGACACGTGGTCGACTACCGTGTGAAGTACGATGAGTATGTGGTGCTCAGAAAAGAACGCCGCGAACAGCAGCTCCGTGCCTATGAGAATCAGCAGAAGGAGATGGCTGATATACGCGACTTCGTAGAGCGTTTCCGTTATAAGCCAACCAAGGCCGTGCAGGTACAGCAGCGCCTGCGCCAGTTGGAGAAAATGGAGATTATCGAGGTGGACGAGGTGGATAATTCCGCCATGCACCTGAAGTTTCCGCCCTGCCTCCGCTCTGGCGATTACCCCGTTATCTGCGATGAAGTGAAGAAAGCCTACAACCGCGTTATCTTCGACCATGTCAACCTCACCATCAAGCGCGGTGAGAAGGTGGCTTTCGTAGGTAAGAACGGTGAGGGTAAATCTACCCTGGTGAAATGTATCATGGGCGAGATTCCTTTCGAGGGTTCGCTGAAGGTGGGGCATAACGTGCAGATTGGCTATTTCGCTCAGAATCAGGCACAGTTGCTCGATGAGAATCTCACCGTGTTCCAGACCATCGATAATGTGGCAAAGGGAGACATCCGCCTGCGTATCAATGATATCCTCGGAGCTTTCATGTTTGGTGGCGAGGCCTCCGACAAGAAAGTCAAGGTGCTCAGTGGCGGCGAGCGTAGTCGCTTGGCCATGATTCGCCTGCTCTTAGAGCCTGTCAACCTCCTGATTCTCGACGAGCCCACCAACCACCTCGACATGCCTTCAAAGGATGTGCTCAAGGAGGCCATCCGCGCTTTCGACGGCACCGCTATCATCGTGTCCCACGACCGTGAGTTCCTCGATGGCTTGGTCACCAAGGTCTATGAGTTTGGTGGTGGCAAGGTGCGCGAGCATATCGGTGGTATCTACGACTTCCTGCATGCGCGTAAAATCGCAGATATGAGCGAACTGGAGAAAGCATCTCCTGTTAAGGAAACCCCATCCGCAAAGCAAAATCTATCTACTCCCCTCTCTCACAGAGAGGGGCAAGGGGGAGAGTCCGCTGGGGGAGAGTCTTATGCCGAGCGCAAGGAGCAGCAGCGTCGTCAGAAGCGTGCCGAGAAGGCTGTTGAAGAGTGTGAGAAGAAAATCTCCAAGATGGAACAGCGCCTCAAGGAACTTGATGAGCTGCTATGCGATCCAAAGAATGCCTCAGATATGACGCTCGTCACGGAGTATACCGACACTAAGCGCCAGATGGATGAAGAGGTAGAACGCTGGGAAAAACTCTCAGAAGAGCTTCAGGAACTTCTGGATGCTTGA
- a CDS encoding MBOAT family O-acyltransferase, with protein MSERLLHLLTYHSDEPMIFSSGLFLMVFLCFTFIYMLLQRTLTLRLLFVTAFSYYFYYKSSGLYFGLLAVVTLSDYIIARVLSVHRSKWLVALSLFIDLGLLGYFKYTNFFAGMWAQMVGSNFQPWDIFLPVGISFFTFQSMSYVIDVYRGDLKPLPSLLDYAFYVSFFPQLVAGPIVRARDFAPQIRKPLEITSQMFAQGCYFIAIGLFKKAVISDYISLNFVDRIFDNPSLYSGVENLLGVYGYTLQIYCDFSGYSDMAIGIALLLGFRFPMNFNAPYRSESITDFWRRWHISLSSWIRDYIYISLGGNRKGKVRQYVNLIITMLLGGLWHGASLNFVAWGGMHGVALALHKWTREHVFHHEKHYHSTGLRWLLSVLLTFHFVAFCWIFFRNHTFEASWVMITQIATNFHPELFEQVVTGYWIVFAMMLFGYVTHFVPDTFQARCVRVLEWGGVVLCALLITAVIYLVIQVKSSEIQPFIYFQF; from the coding sequence ATGAGTGAACGTCTTTTGCATCTTCTGACCTACCATTCAGACGAACCCATGATATTCTCCTCGGGCTTGTTTCTGATGGTGTTCCTGTGTTTTACCTTTATATATATGCTCCTTCAGCGTACGCTCACCCTGCGTCTGCTGTTTGTGACCGCCTTCTCCTATTATTTCTATTATAAGTCCAGCGGCCTCTATTTCGGTCTGTTGGCTGTGGTCACGCTGAGCGATTATATCATAGCACGCGTCCTGTCTGTTCATCGGTCTAAATGGCTTGTGGCTTTGTCGTTATTTATCGACCTGGGTCTTCTTGGCTATTTCAAATACACCAATTTCTTCGCCGGCATGTGGGCGCAGATGGTGGGCAGCAATTTCCAGCCTTGGGACATCTTCCTGCCAGTGGGAATTTCGTTCTTCACGTTCCAGTCTATGTCGTATGTCATCGACGTGTATCGTGGTGATCTGAAACCCTTGCCTTCGTTGCTCGACTACGCCTTCTATGTGTCGTTCTTCCCCCAGTTGGTGGCAGGACCTATAGTCCGTGCGCGCGACTTCGCCCCACAGATTCGCAAACCTCTTGAGATTACCTCGCAGATGTTTGCCCAGGGCTGCTATTTCATCGCTATCGGTCTGTTCAAAAAGGCCGTTATCAGCGATTATATCTCCCTGAATTTCGTGGACCGCATCTTCGATAATCCCTCGCTCTATAGTGGTGTGGAGAATCTCTTGGGTGTCTATGGCTATACCCTTCAGATCTATTGCGACTTCTCTGGCTATAGTGATATGGCTATCGGTATCGCCCTGCTGTTGGGCTTCCGTTTTCCCATGAACTTCAACGCCCCTTACCGTTCTGAGAGCATCACTGACTTCTGGCGTCGCTGGCATATCTCGCTGTCGTCGTGGATTCGTGACTATATCTATATCTCCCTGGGAGGCAACCGTAAGGGTAAGGTGCGCCAGTATGTCAACCTGATTATCACGATGCTCCTGGGCGGACTGTGGCATGGTGCCAGTCTCAATTTTGTAGCGTGGGGAGGTATGCATGGTGTGGCACTGGCCCTGCATAAGTGGACGCGCGAACATGTGTTCCATCACGAAAAGCACTATCACAGCACGGGTCTGCGCTGGTTGCTGTCTGTGCTCCTGACATTCCATTTCGTGGCTTTCTGCTGGATATTCTTCCGCAATCACACCTTCGAGGCTTCGTGGGTGATGATCACGCAGATTGCCACCAATTTCCATCCTGAGCTCTTCGAGCAGGTTGTCACCGGCTATTGGATTGTCTTCGCCATGATGCTGTTTGGCTATGTCACCCATTTCGTGCCCGATACCTTCCAGGCGCGTTGCGTGCGTGTGTTGGAGTGGGGCGGTGTAGTGCTGTGTGCCCTCCTCATCACTGCTGTCATCTATCTGGTCATCCAGGTAAAAAGCAGTGAGATACAGCCCTTTATCTATTTCCAGTTCTGA
- a CDS encoding TetR/AcrR family transcriptional regulator, whose protein sequence is MQELKSLSAYRQGLKGKILDTAMTLFAKKGIKAVKMDDIARTLNISKRTMYELYDNKEVLLFEGIKSYNQRREKEMSEFVKGNTNVMDIILNVYKVKVEEFRFTSPSFYDDIEKYPKVMAYLEKSREENRKELAAFLDKGVKEGYFREDIHHDLVTILFDSIGQLFLQKRLYAHFSIESVLNNIMFISLRGICTIKGIEVLDKFLKAQA, encoded by the coding sequence ATGCAAGAATTAAAGAGTTTATCGGCATATCGGCAGGGGTTGAAAGGAAAAATCCTGGATACTGCGATGACATTATTTGCTAAAAAAGGCATTAAGGCCGTTAAGATGGACGACATTGCCCGCACGCTGAATATATCCAAGCGTACGATGTACGAGTTGTACGACAATAAGGAGGTTTTGCTCTTTGAAGGTATCAAGAGCTACAATCAGCGACGCGAGAAAGAAATGTCCGAGTTTGTAAAGGGTAACACGAATGTGATGGATATTATCTTGAATGTCTACAAGGTAAAGGTGGAAGAGTTTCGTTTCACCAGTCCATCGTTCTATGATGACATAGAGAAATATCCCAAGGTGATGGCGTACTTGGAGAAGAGCCGTGAGGAAAACAGAAAGGAGTTGGCTGCTTTTTTGGATAAGGGTGTCAAGGAGGGCTATTTCCGTGAAGACATCCACCATGACCTGGTGACCATTCTGTTTGACTCTATTGGTCAGCTCTTCCTTCAGAAGCGTCTGTATGCACATTTCTCTATTGAGAGTGTCCTGAATAATATCATGTTTATCTCTCTTCGAGGCATCTGTACGATAAAAGGTATCGAGGTGCTCGATAAATTCCTGAAAGCCCAGGCTTAA